GGTCACCTTGTATTTGCCAGCATCTTCTTGGATTTCTCCTCTCAGTTTGTGCTCTGCAACGAAGGCATCTAGCTTAGCTTGCAAATCAACTAAGTCGCCTGAAACAACTGCTGTTGCTGACTCCGGTACCATGTTTTCACGCAAGCCACCTGTAAAGCTGAGAAGACGAGCAGCACCTGCATTTTCACCACCAAAGTGGAGATATTCAGTAATGTTTCCTTTTTCACCATTGATAATTGGGAATTCAGCATCTGGAGAGAAACCGAAGTCTGGTTTGGCAAGGCCTACATGTTCAAAATAGTAGTCCATGTCTGCCCAGCCTGATTCTTCATCAGTTCCCACGATAAAGCGAACTTTCTTAGAAGTTGGAAGACCCAATTCTTTGATGATTTTCAAACCATAGTAACAAGCTGTTGTAGGGCCCTTGTCATCTGAAGCTCCACGCGCATAGAGACGACCATCCTTGATAGTTGGTGTATACGGATCTGTGTCCCAACCGCTACCAGCTGGCACTACGTCCATGTGGGCAAAGATTCCGAGAACTTCTTCTCCTTCACCAAACTCAAAATGTCCTGCGTAGTTATCAACATTTTTAGTTGGATAGCCATCGCGGTCTGCGATTTCAAGGAATTTTTCCAAGGCTTTTACTGGCCCAGGTCCAAATGGATGCTGAGCGTCCGCCTTGCTGTCGTCACGTTCTGAGTTGATTTCCAAAAGGCTAAACAAGTCAGCCAAGAGGTCTTCTTTACGTTTTTCTACTTCTGCTGTAAAATCAATTGCTGTCATTTTTTCTTCTTTCTATCTTTTCTCGATGATTTCATCTACTGGTAAGCGGTAGCTTGGTTCCAATTTCTCATCTGTATAGCCCACTGTAATCAAGAGTTCTGGGCGGAAACGGTCTTCGATGTCCAAAACTTCGTTGGCTTTTGATTTGTCAAAACCAAGGATAATATTGGAACCGATCCCTTGGTCTGTCAAAGCCAGAACCAAGTTCATGGCAACCAAACCAGCATTAAGGGCCAAGTAGTCACTAATCTGTTGCTCATTGTATCGGGCAAACTCGGCAGGCAAATTTTTCATAAAGTATTGGAGTTGCTCTTCTGAGAAATTCTTTGCACCACCGACGCGGGCAATCTTGCGAGCGCGTTTGGCTAGATCTGTATCGGTAAACAAGGCAATGGTCACTGGCGCAGACGAAACCTGCTCAAAGTTCGAACCATAAGCCAATTTTGCCAATTCAGCATTTTTCTCACGAACCACCACAAATTTCCATGGTTGGCTATTGTGGGTACTTGGAGCCAAAGTTGCGATTTCGATAGCTGTACGAACATCTTTTGGATCCACAGGCTTGTCAATAAAATGCTTGGTCGCATGACGTTTTTTATTTAATTCAAGAAATTTCATAATCGATTTCCTTTTCTAATTCTACTGCTTCCATTCTACCA
This Streptococcus oralis DNA region includes the following protein-coding sequences:
- the pepV gene encoding dipeptidase PepV produces the protein MTAIDFTAEVEKRKEDLLADLFSLLEINSERDDSKADAQHPFGPGPVKALEKFLEIADRDGYPTKNVDNYAGHFEFGEGEEVLGIFAHMDVVPAGSGWDTDPYTPTIKDGRLYARGASDDKGPTTACYYGLKIIKELGLPTSKKVRFIVGTDEESGWADMDYYFEHVGLAKPDFGFSPDAEFPIINGEKGNITEYLHFGGENAGAARLLSFTGGLRENMVPESATAVVSGDLVDLQAKLDAFVAEHKLRGEIQEDAGKYKVTIIGKSAHGAMPASGVNGATYLALFLSQFDFAGPAKDYLDIAGKILLNDHEGENLKVAHVDEKMGALSMNAGVFRFDEASADNTIALNFRYPKGTSPEQIQSILENLPVASVSLSEHGHTPHYVPMEDSLVQTLLNVYEKQTGLKGHEQVIGGGTFGRLLERGVAYGAMFPDSIDTMHQANEFIALDDLFRAAAIYAEAIYELIK
- a CDS encoding nitroreductase family protein, with the translated sequence MKFLELNKKRHATKHFIDKPVDPKDVRTAIEIATLAPSTHNSQPWKFVVVREKNAELAKLAYGSNFEQVSSAPVTIALFTDTDLAKRARKIARVGGAKNFSEEQLQYFMKNLPAEFARYNEQQISDYLALNAGLVAMNLVLALTDQGIGSNIILGFDKSKANEVLDIEDRFRPELLITVGYTDEKLEPSYRLPVDEIIEKR